In the Methanobrevibacter thaueri genome, one interval contains:
- the map gene encoding type II methionyl aminopeptidase, which translates to MIESYIQSGKLASKIRGEASKMIKDGTLVIDLVEYVESEILKAGAEIAFPCNVSLNEVAAHYTSPAGDETVIHAGDMVKLDLGAMIDGYIADTAVTVIADGDMSENYTQDEINLHEEIVEASAAGLEAAIATARAGVEVSKIGAAVHEAISEYHLNPIFNLTGHSLEQNNLHAGISIPNYDNHDGFILDEGQAIAIEPFATNGEGIVNDAPGHYIYSYMANKPFRMKTTQRVLKYIQHNHAYVPFSGRWITSEFGERKGNIALKQLADAMAIYPYAPLREKKDCFVSQKEHTVIVEKEGCTVTTI; encoded by the coding sequence ATGATAGAATCTTATATACAATCTGGAAAACTTGCTTCTAAAATCCGTGGCGAAGCTTCTAAAATGATTAAAGACGGAACTTTAGTCATTGACTTGGTCGAATATGTGGAAAGTGAAATCCTAAAAGCTGGTGCGGAGATTGCTTTTCCATGTAACGTATCATTAAACGAAGTGGCCGCACATTATACCTCCCCTGCAGGCGATGAAACAGTTATTCATGCCGGAGACATGGTGAAACTAGACTTGGGTGCTATGATTGATGGCTATATAGCCGATACTGCAGTTACAGTAATTGCCGATGGGGACATGAGTGAAAACTATACCCAGGATGAGATAAACCTGCATGAGGAGATTGTTGAGGCATCCGCCGCAGGCCTTGAAGCCGCCATCGCAACCGCCAGGGCAGGAGTGGAAGTCTCAAAGATAGGCGCTGCAGTCCATGAGGCAATATCAGAATATCACTTAAATCCTATTTTCAACTTGACCGGACACAGTCTGGAGCAAAATAACCTGCATGCAGGTATTTCAATCCCTAACTATGACAATCATGACGGATTTATACTGGATGAGGGTCAGGCCATCGCAATAGAGCCTTTCGCAACCAATGGTGAGGGAATTGTAAATGACGCTCCAGGACATTACATCTACTCATATATGGCAAACAAGCCATTTAGAATGAAGACAACCCAAAGGGTGTTGAAATACATACAGCACAACCATGCATATGTTCCGTTTTCAGGCAGATGGATAACCAGTGAATTCGGTGAAAGGAAAGGAAACATTGCGCTTAAGCAATTGGCAGATGCAATGGCGATCTATCCATATGCTCCATTGAGAGAGAAAAAGGATTGCTTTGTAAGCCAGAAGGAACATACAGTCATCGTGGAAAAAGAGGGCTGTACAGTTACAACCATTTAA
- a CDS encoding hydrogenase maturation protease has translation MPYDSEIIVIGCGNVLFKDDGFGPVVINILQKYAKDENDYYDPAVTAYVEDEFDKEVLADIQGKFEGIQLPEGVQFIDGGTAAPVNFFPLYEDYDWKKLIVIDVVEFDAEPGTVETFDPTIMKIGKYDNPHGMTVEEPLQKIAEKCEVVVVGCKPAEIPTPDVDLGLTEPVVKAIPKTIDLILNEIGVK, from the coding sequence ATGCCTTATGATTCGGAGATAATTGTTATAGGCTGTGGAAATGTACTATTCAAAGACGATGGATTCGGTCCAGTCGTAATTAATATTCTACAAAAATACGCAAAGGATGAAAACGACTATTACGATCCGGCAGTTACTGCATATGTTGAGGACGAATTCGATAAAGAGGTTCTAGCCGATATTCAAGGAAAATTTGAAGGCATACAATTGCCTGAAGGTGTTCAATTCATTGACGGTGGAACCGCAGCTCCAGTTAACTTCTTCCCACTTTACGAAGACTATGACTGGAAAAAGTTAATTGTTATTGATGTAGTGGAATTCGATGCAGAGCCTGGAACCGTAGAGACATTTGATCCTACTATAATGAAAATAGGAAAATACGACAACCCTCATGGAATGACAGTGGAGGAACCACTTCAAAAAATTGCCGAAAAATGTGAGGTTGTTGTGGTTGGCTGTAAACCGGCTGAAATTCCAACTCCGGATGTTGATTTGGGTTTAACAGAACCTGTTGTAAAGGCAATTCCTAAAACTATTGATCTTATTTTAAATGAAATCGGGGTAAAATAA
- a CDS encoding DUF1002 domain-containing protein yields the protein MRKTIIILAMVIIGMLIPIGFATSDTQVVITYGETTHHNANYKNIVDDFFIKQAGVDLNTVESKIITADEVNKIASTITGKTYSSNQIYSSALVDLNDNDNLEVSVDKSKITTITGDMYISALKSAGITAGHVYVTSPVTATGESALTGIMNSYEVVTDVEIPDTVKEAANNEIYTQAEIVKNSDVDADELSKLVDDVKEEVETNNVTDHQTIVNIINNYTINYNINITNSDIENLADSIEQIQNVQGDINNYQTEVSDVLNSTDANGATDFISGLFN from the coding sequence ATGCGTAAAACCATTATTATTTTGGCAATGGTAATTATTGGAATGCTCATTCCAATAGGATTTGCTACAAGTGACACACAAGTCGTTATAACCTATGGTGAAACAACTCACCACAATGCAAATTATAAAAATATTGTAGATGACTTTTTCATAAAACAGGCAGGCGTTGACTTAAACACTGTCGAATCAAAAATAATCACTGCAGATGAGGTAAACAAGATTGCAAGTACAATTACAGGCAAAACCTACTCATCAAATCAAATATACTCATCCGCATTGGTGGACTTGAATGACAATGATAACCTTGAGGTTAGTGTTGATAAATCAAAGATCACCACCATAACCGGTGATATGTATATATCTGCATTAAAATCAGCAGGAATAACCGCAGGACACGTTTATGTAACAAGTCCGGTAACAGCAACCGGAGAATCTGCATTAACAGGAATCATGAACTCCTATGAGGTAGTGACAGATGTGGAAATTCCGGATACAGTGAAAGAAGCTGCAAACAATGAAATTTACACCCAAGCGGAAATCGTTAAAAACTCAGATGTGGACGCTGATGAGTTATCCAAACTGGTTGATGACGTGAAAGAAGAAGTGGAAACAAATAACGTCACTGATCATCAAACCATCGTGAACATCATCAACAACTACACAATAAACTACAACATAAATATAACAAACAGCGATATCGAAAACCTTGCAGACAGTATTGAGCAAATACAAAACGTGCAAGGAGACATAAACAACTATCAAACCGAAGTGTCAGATGTCTTAAACAGCACTGATGCGAATGGTGCAACTGATTTCATTAGTGGATTATTTAACTAA
- a CDS encoding endoglucanase, whose translation MDKANIIISIIIVLCIAAAVAAYGLTNTNNPIFSDLSSMGANNPSDNGLGNNTAVTNGSNTPATTTSSGGSAGSGSGSSGSSSSGSSSGTSSSSGSSSSGSSSSGSGSSSSGSTQLSYSTAKAIASDAIAEEGCYAGSGYYSNGYWIFTIYDANGNAVDSIGVNDATGMTERV comes from the coding sequence TTGGATAAAGCAAATATCATTATTTCAATCATTATTGTATTATGTATTGCTGCTGCCGTCGCCGCATACGGTTTGACCAATACCAACAACCCAATATTCTCCGACTTATCCAGTATGGGTGCAAATAACCCTTCTGATAATGGACTTGGAAATAATACTGCTGTAACCAACGGATCCAACACTCCTGCAACAACTACCAGTTCAGGAGGTAGCGCAGGTTCCGGATCAGGCAGTTCAGGATCCAGTTCAAGTGGAAGCTCAAGTGGAACCTCAAGTTCTAGTGGAAGCTCAAGCTCAGGATCCAGTTCAAGCGGAAGCGGAAGCTCAAGTTCAGGTTCAACCCAATTATCCTACTCCACTGCAAAAGCTATCGCAAGTGACGCAATAGCAGAAGAAGGTTGCTATGCCGGTAGTGGATATTACTCAAATGGATACTGGATATTCACAATCTATGATGCTAACGGTAATGCAGTTGACAGTATCGGAGTAAATGATGCAACCGGTATGACAGAAAGAGTTTGA
- the frhG gene encoding coenzyme F420 hydrogenase subunit gamma, with amino-acid sequence MFDKLKRAFGGSKEEVAPKVEEKVEAAAEAPVEAAPEAAPEAAPAKPRIGYIHLSGCTGDAMSLTENYDILSTVLTDLVDIVYGQTLVDKWIHGTYAEEMPEMDLCLIEGSVCLQDEHSLHEIQEARKKSGLICAFGSCAMTGCFTTFARGGQQAQPKHESFVPVSSLVKVDLALPGCPVAPEMIAKAVVALCNGDLEYLQPAMDKAACNTGCGCDVLTNVIRNGLCTGCGTCALACPTRAMGFSEGRPSCDRDRCIKCGTCYAMCPRAWLPIKRIKEETGL; translated from the coding sequence ATGTTTGATAAATTAAAAAGAGCTTTTGGCGGTTCTAAAGAAGAAGTCGCACCAAAAGTAGAAGAAAAAGTTGAAGCTGCTGCTGAAGCACCAGTTGAAGCTGCACCTGAAGCAGCTCCTGAAGCAGCTCCTGCAAAACCACGTATCGGTTACATACACTTAAGTGGTTGTACTGGTGATGCAATGTCCTTAACTGAAAATTACGACATTTTATCTACAGTCTTAACCGATTTGGTTGACATTGTCTACGGACAAACTTTAGTTGATAAATGGATTCACGGTACTTACGCTGAAGAAATGCCAGAAATGGACTTATGTTTAATTGAAGGATCTGTTTGTTTACAAGACGAACACAGTTTACACGAAATCCAAGAAGCAAGGAAAAAATCCGGATTAATTTGTGCATTCGGTTCCTGTGCTATGACCGGTTGTTTCACCACCTTCGCACGTGGAGGTCAACAAGCACAACCTAAACACGAATCCTTTGTACCTGTTAGTTCCTTAGTAAAAGTAGATTTAGCACTTCCTGGTTGTCCTGTAGCTCCTGAAATGATTGCTAAAGCAGTTGTAGCTTTATGCAACGGAGACTTAGAATACTTACAACCAGCTATGGATAAAGCTGCTTGCAACACTGGATGTGGCTGTGACGTATTAACTAATGTAATCCGTAATGGATTATGTACTGGATGTGGAACATGTGCTCTAGCTTGTCCTACAAGAGCTATGGGCTTTAGCGAAGGTAGACCTAGCTGTGATAGAGACAGATGTATTAAATGTGGAACTTGTTATGCAATGTGTCCAAGAGCATGGTTACCTATAAAAAGAATTAAAGAGGAAACAGGATTATAG
- the frhB gene encoding coenzyme F420 hydrogenase subunit beta, translated as MPLGTYKEALSARSTESKITDVSQDGGIVSALLCYALDEGILEGAVVAGTPDDDWRPVPTVVTSSDEVIAAAGTKYSMSPTLSALKEATRQYGLEKVGVVATPCQVQGLRKAQAYPLARFITDKIKLIIGIYCMENFPMASLDTFAVSKLGFDSLQDATKMDIGKGKFWLTKDGEDSGLAIKETHGYEQAGCNICMDYVAEWADVSTGSVGSPDGWSTVLTRTDDGESIFKAAVDAGLIETKPMDEVKPGLPLLEKLAKGKKDKNGKERENRAKLGLPLPVEY; from the coding sequence ATGCCATTAGGTACTTATAAAGAAGCATTATCTGCAAGATCTACTGAAAGTAAAATTACTGATGTATCACAAGACGGAGGAATTGTTTCAGCATTATTATGTTACGCACTCGATGAAGGAATCCTCGAAGGTGCAGTTGTTGCTGGAACTCCTGATGACGATTGGAGACCTGTCCCTACTGTTGTAACCTCATCTGATGAAGTTATCGCAGCAGCAGGTACTAAATACTCAATGTCCCCAACCTTATCTGCTTTAAAAGAAGCAACCCGTCAATACGGACTTGAAAAAGTTGGTGTAGTTGCAACTCCATGTCAAGTACAAGGTTTAAGAAAAGCACAAGCTTATCCATTAGCAAGATTCATTACCGATAAAATCAAATTAATCATCGGTATCTACTGTATGGAAAACTTCCCTATGGCTTCTCTTGACACCTTTGCTGTTTCCAAATTAGGATTTGACAGCTTACAAGACGCAACCAAAATGGACATTGGTAAAGGTAAATTCTGGTTAACCAAAGATGGTGAAGACTCTGGTTTAGCTATCAAAGAAACCCACGGATACGAACAAGCTGGATGTAACATCTGTATGGACTATGTTGCTGAATGGGCTGACGTATCAACCGGTTCAGTTGGTTCTCCTGACGGATGGTCCACTGTTTTAACCAGAACTGACGACGGTGAAAGCATCTTTAAAGCTGCTGTTGACGCTGGTTTAATTGAAACAAAACCAATGGACGAAGTCAAACCTGGTCTTCCTTTACTTGAAAAATTAGCTAAAGGTAAGAAAGACAAAAACGGTAAAGAACGTGAAAACAGAGCTAAATTAGGATTACCACTTCCTGTGGAATACTAA
- the frhA gene encoding coenzyme F420 hydrogenase subunit alpha: protein MKDRVVISPTTRQEGHAELVMEVDDEGIVTKGMYFSITPVRGLEKMVLNKAPETAPVLCQRICGVCPIPHTLASAEAMDMALGIEIPKAGKLLRKAVAAAHGINSAAIHHFLVAPDVVPEDKFVAAVDSVSEVRKTVQYVVDMIAGEGIHPSDIRVGGMARNITPFTKERLIERMTALKPKLEEHVEFIKNCVLEAGLPKDLGVVNQPLMATDATYGTNEFDMDKFSEVLPEAWYDDPEIGKRGCSVIPLWEGQNVETGPRARMEKFAGFKDKGVIAQHVARADEMIKNYNACLEALDAIDPAAPANVSYDKRGTGELGFGVIEGPRGTDVHMAQVKEGKTQFYSAIVPTTWNIPTMGPATEGFSHEFGPHVIRAYDPCLSCATHVMVVDDEDKSILKNEMVRI from the coding sequence TTGAAAGATAGAGTAGTTATATCTCCTACAACTCGTCAAGAAGGCCATGCCGAACTCGTCATGGAAGTTGATGATGAAGGGATAGTTACAAAAGGTATGTATTTTAGTATAACTCCTGTAAGGGGTTTAGAAAAGATGGTTCTTAACAAAGCACCTGAAACCGCTCCTGTTTTATGTCAAAGGATCTGTGGAGTTTGTCCAATTCCACACACTTTAGCATCCGCAGAAGCTATGGACATGGCATTAGGAATCGAAATTCCTAAAGCTGGTAAATTGTTAAGAAAAGCTGTCGCAGCAGCACACGGTATTAACAGTGCAGCAATTCACCACTTCTTAGTTGCACCGGATGTTGTCCCTGAAGACAAATTCGTAGCAGCAGTAGACAGTGTAAGTGAAGTCAGAAAAACCGTACAATATGTTGTTGACATGATTGCTGGTGAAGGTATTCACCCATCTGATATCAGAGTTGGTGGTATGGCAAGAAACATTACTCCATTCACCAAAGAAAGATTAATCGAAAGAATGACTGCATTAAAACCAAAACTTGAAGAACACGTTGAATTCATTAAAAACTGTGTACTTGAAGCTGGTTTACCTAAAGATTTAGGTGTAGTTAACCAACCATTAATGGCAACCGATGCAACTTACGGTACCAACGAATTTGACATGGACAAATTCTCTGAAGTTTTACCTGAAGCTTGGTATGATGACCCTGAAATCGGTAAAAGAGGTTGTTCTGTAATTCCTTTATGGGAAGGTCAAAACGTTGAAACCGGTCCAAGAGCAAGAATGGAAAAATTCGCAGGTTTCAAAGACAAAGGTGTAATCGCACAACACGTTGCACGTGCAGATGAAATGATTAAAAACTACAATGCTTGTTTAGAAGCATTAGATGCAATTGATCCTGCAGCACCTGCAAATGTATCTTACGATAAAAGAGGAACTGGTGAACTTGGATTTGGTGTCATCGAAGGTCCTAGAGGAACTGACGTACACATGGCACAAGTCAAAGAAGGTAAAACCCAATTCTACTCTGCAATTGTACCAACTACTTGGAACATTCCAACAATGGGTCCTGCTACAGAAGGATTCTCTCATGAGTTTGGTCCACATGTAATCAGAGCTTACGACCCATGTTTATCATGTGCTACTCACGTAATGGTAGTTGACGACGAAGATAAATCCATTCTCAAAAATGAAATGGTGAGAATCTAA